Proteins from a single region of Phormidium ambiguum IAM M-71:
- a CDS encoding HEAT repeat domain-containing protein yields MAAQEDLPEEKRRFLEELATQYEFFGDTREAFLNRFDESKAGQDNTTLANSINWTRQPADKAQKLQDELKNIYKVLEKDGCLILRESSNEKKQGRSPKGKSPWEQAFKWLWETKFPNWQKKPSSDNIDWREICTKVLETQHLRRQATTQQYELNIYVPLGLMERPKTPNPRINPTGEDSPPQKEPELQIVEKYKDDAFFQKVIAENHTEKGKHIAIIGEPGAGKTTLLGELAQQLHEKSSDFPICIRLADLRDREIKDYLLNNWLEKALEYIHPVPQNITPEITEALKQLFRQGKVWLLLDGVDEMTATSPIEALTRIREQLTDWVGKARVVLTCRLNVWDAAISNPLTDFDIYKNLPLEPDDVDKFICQWFEQASHDAGNETFWREQGKRLTRQLKEPGKDNIRKMVCNPLRLSMLCQSWCVPEQELPETKAALYEQFTTYFFEWKQEEFAKKQRVLNQRDKQQIQQALAKLALAAMESVNRFRIEQEFAIEQMEEVWFNLADELGWLVLVDRDTRTRKPVYAFFHPTFQEYFTACAIEDWHFFLNHQIPPVSSCSYRIFERQWREVILLWLGRREIEGKQKEEFIDALVDFKDGCGKWQNLYVNSNFSKSIYCVDKGFYEYRAYFLAAAAIAEFKDYYQIDEVLEQIVRWGFGYFDSEKQEWVKFSYAISDAAREALPQTQHPKAINTLVQLFKSDQLDDFTRSRVAESLGKIGQDNQNAIDALVQLLSSTHLDDSIRRLVAESLGKIGQGNQNAIDALVQLLSCPQLKDDTHLQVAYCLGNIGKGNQKAINTLVQLLNSSDLDDYYRWKVAEILGKIDPGNQKAIDALVQLLSSPLLRDFTRRRVAVSLGIDPGNQKAIDTLVQLLNSSNLDDYYRWEVAESLGKIDPGNQKVIDTLEQLLSSPLLRDFTRRQVAESLGKIDPDPGNQKAIDALVQLLSSPQLEDSACRLVAFSLGDIGQGNQKAIDTLVQLLSSDQLDDFTRRQVAESLGKIGQGNQKAIDTLVQLLSSDQLDDFIRRRVAESLGKIGQGNQKAIDTLVQLLSSDQLDDFTRRQVAESLGKIGQGNQKAIDALVQLLNSSDLDDYFRWKVTESLGKIGQGSQNAIDTLVQLLNSSDLDYYFRWKVAKSLGEIEPGNQNAIDALVQLLKCDQLNDNTRMEVAKSLSNIDPGNQNAIDVLVQLLNSPQLDDDTRRGVAERLKKIQTDKQFSVIKILKSNFNNSQQIDYAYYELIWHYAQNLPYPDFYQAWHQDTLTNTATANLNIANLPQVLAEAINNQPELCSKVKLICIDIDQIIDPENPAPEIYDLMLNQNCPEWQNGYPETMQKLKLYWNYLRRNSEIPLFFICYDSTALTATPTGFSDTFLTALSKFDGAICVVTSPPNPLSATERGSKNNSPSSVAGEGVRGWGFLQTFSPSQADLISNIIKWIETKILET; encoded by the coding sequence ATGGCAGCGCAGGAAGACTTGCCGGAGGAAAAGCGCCGATTTCTAGAGGAACTAGCTACCCAATACGAATTTTTTGGTGACACGCGAGAAGCTTTTTTGAATAGGTTTGATGAGAGTAAGGCAGGACAAGACAATACCACTCTCGCAAATTCTATTAACTGGACAAGACAACCAGCAGATAAGGCGCAGAAACTCCAAGATGAGTTGAAGAATATATATAAGGTTTTAGAAAAAGATGGTTGTTTAATACTTCGGGAATCATCTAATGAAAAAAAGCAAGGACGATCGCCAAAAGGTAAAAGCCCTTGGGAACAAGCTTTTAAATGGTTATGGGAGACAAAATTTCCTAATTGGCAGAAAAAGCCGAGCAGTGATAACATTGACTGGCGCGAAATCTGCACCAAAGTATTAGAAACCCAACACCTCCGCCGCCAAGCAACAACACAACAATATGAATTAAATATTTACGTTCCCTTGGGATTAATGGAACGTCCCAAAACACCAAATCCCAGAATAAACCCCACAGGGGAAGACTCGCCACCCCAGAAAGAACCAGAACTGCAAATCGTCGAAAAGTATAAAGATGATGCTTTTTTCCAGAAAGTTATTGCCGAAAATCACACCGAAAAAGGCAAGCATATTGCCATTATTGGCGAACCGGGTGCGGGGAAAACTACGCTGTTAGGAGAACTAGCCCAACAGTTGCATGAAAAATCATCGGATTTTCCCATTTGTATTCGATTGGCAGATTTACGGGATAGGGAAATAAAAGATTATTTATTGAATAATTGGTTGGAAAAAGCACTGGAATATATACATCCTGTTCCTCAGAATATCACTCCAGAAATTACAGAAGCTCTCAAACAACTATTCCGTCAAGGTAAGGTTTGGTTGCTGTTGGATGGGGTGGATGAAATGACGGCGACTTCCCCTATCGAGGCGTTGACGAGAATTCGGGAACAACTGACAGACTGGGTGGGTAAGGCGCGGGTGGTGCTAACTTGCCGTTTAAATGTTTGGGATGCGGCGATTAGCAATCCGCTGACGGATTTTGATATTTACAAAAATTTGCCATTAGAACCGGATGATGTGGATAAGTTTATTTGCCAGTGGTTTGAGCAAGCGAGTCATGATGCTGGAAATGAAACTTTTTGGCGAGAGCAGGGAAAACGCTTAACAAGACAGTTAAAAGAACCGGGAAAAGATAATATTAGGAAAATGGTATGCAATCCCCTGCGGTTGTCGATGTTGTGTCAGTCTTGGTGCGTACCCGAACAGGAATTGCCCGAAACGAAGGCGGCACTTTACGAGCAGTTTACCACCTATTTTTTTGAGTGGAAACAAGAGGAATTCGCAAAGAAACAGCGAGTATTAAACCAGAGGGATAAACAACAGATTCAACAAGCTTTGGCAAAGTTGGCTTTAGCGGCAATGGAAAGCGTGAATCGGTTTCGGATTGAGCAAGAATTTGCGATTGAGCAGATGGAGGAGGTGTGGTTTAATTTAGCTGATGAATTGGGATGGTTGGTTTTAGTTGACAGGGATACCCGCACGAGAAAGCCTGTTTATGCTTTCTTCCATCCGACGTTTCAGGAATATTTCACTGCTTGTGCAATTGAGGATTGGCACTTTTTCTTAAATCACCAAATTCCCCCAGTTTCTTCTTGCAGTTACCGCATTTTTGAGAGGCAGTGGCGAGAGGTAATTTTGCTGTGGTTGGGGCGAAGGGAGATAGAAGGAAAGCAGAAAGAGGAATTTATTGATGCTTTGGTTGATTTTAAGGATGGATGTGGAAAATGGCAGAATCTATATGTAAATAGCAACTTCTCTAAATCTATATACTGTGTAGATAAAGGCTTTTATGAATATCGAGCCTATTTTTTAGCTGCTGCTGCAATAGCTGAGTTTAAGGATTATTACCAAATAGATGAAGTACTAGAGCAAATTGTTAGGTGGGGCTTTGGTTATTTCGATTCTGAAAAACAAGAGTGGGTAAAATTTTCCTATGCGATTAGCGATGCAGCTAGGGAAGCATTGCCACAGACGCAACACCCAAAAGCGATCAATACTTTGGTGCAACTGTTCAAATCTGACCAACTTGATGATTTCACCCGTAGTCGAGTGGCAGAAAGCTTAGGGAAGATTGGTCAAGACAATCAAAATGCGATCGATGCTTTGGTGCAACTGCTGAGTTCTACCCATCTTGATGATTCCATCCGTAGGCTAGTGGCAGAAAGCTTAGGGAAAATTGGTCAAGGCAATCAAAATGCGATCGATGCTTTAGTGCAACTGCTGAGTTGTCCCCAACTTAAAGATGACACCCATTTGCAAGTGGCATACTGCTTAGGGAACATTGGTAAAGGCAATCAAAAAGCGATCAATACTTTAGTGCAACTGCTTAATTCTTCCGATCTTGACGATTACTATCGTTGGAAAGTGGCAGAAATCTTAGGGAAAATTGACCCAGGCAATCAAAAAGCGATCGATGCTTTAGTGCAACTGCTGAGTTCTCCCCTACTTAGGGATTTCACCCGTAGGCGAGTGGCAGTAAGCTTAGGGATTGACCCAGGCAATCAAAAAGCGATCGATACTTTAGTGCAACTGCTCAATTCTTCTAATCTTGATGATTACTATCGTTGGGAAGTGGCAGAAAGCTTAGGGAAGATTGACCCAGGCAATCAAAAAGTGATCGATACTTTGGAGCAACTGCTGAGTTCTCCCCTACTTAGGGATTTCACCCGTAGGCAAGTGGCAGAAAGCTTAGGGAAGATTGACCCAGACCCAGGTAATCAAAAAGCGATCGACGCTTTGGTTCAACTGCTCAGTTCCCCCCAGCTTGAAGATTCCGCCTGTAGGCTAGTGGCATTCAGCTTAGGGGACATTGGTCAAGGCAATCAAAAAGCGATCGATACTTTGGTGCAACTGCTTTCATCTGACCAACTTGATGATTTCACCCGTAGGCAAGTGGCAGAAAGCTTAGGGAAGATTGGTCAAGGCAATCAAAAAGCGATCGATACTTTGGTGCAGTTGCTTTCATCTGACCAACTTGATGATTTCATCCGTAGGCGAGTGGCAGAAAGCTTAGGGAAGATTGGTCAAGGCAATCAAAAAGCGATCGATACTTTGGTGCAGCTGCTTTCATCTGACCAACTTGATGATTTCACCCGTAGGCAAGTGGCAGAAAGCTTAGGGAAGATTGGTCAAGGCAATCAAAAAGCGATCGATGCTTTAGTGCAACTGCTCAATTCTTCCGATCTTGATGATTACTTTCGTTGGAAAGTGACAGAAAGCTTAGGGAAGATTGGTCAAGGCAGTCAAAATGCGATCGATACTTTGGTGCAACTGCTCAATTCTTCTGATCTTGATTATTACTTTCGTTGGAAAGTGGCAAAAAGCTTAGGGGAGATTGAGCCAGGTAATCAAAATGCGATCGATGCTTTAGTGCAACTGCTCAAATGTGACCAACTTAATGATAATACCCGTATGGAAGTGGCAAAAAGCTTAAGCAACATTGACCCAGGCAATCAAAATGCGATCGATGTTTTGGTGCAACTGCTCAATTCTCCGCAACTTGATGATGACACCCGTAGGGGAGTGGCAGAAAGGTTGAAAAAAATCCAGACAGATAAGCAGTTTTCCGTCATCAAAATCTTAAAATCCAACTTCAACAACTCTCAGCAAATTGATTATGCCTACTACGAATTAATCTGGCACTACGCCCAAAATCTGCCCTACCCCGACTTCTACCAAGCTTGGCACCAAGACACCCTTACCAACACCGCAACAGCAAACCTCAACATAGCAAACTTACCCCAAGTCCTTGCCGAAGCTATTAACAATCAACCGGAATTATGCAGCAAAGTAAAGCTAATTTGCATCGACATAGACCAAATCATCGACCCCGAAAACCCCGCCCCAGAAATTTACGACCTGATGCTAAATCAAAATTGTCCAGAGTGGCAGAATGGGTATCCAGAAACAATGCAAAAACTCAAACTTTATTGGAATTACCTGCGCCGCAATAGCGAAATTCCCCTGTTTTTCATCTGCTACGATTCCACAGCACTCACAGCCACACCCACAGGATTTAGCGATACATTTCTAACAGCTTTGAGCAAATTTGATGGCGCGATTTGTGTTGTTACCTCACCCCCCAACCCCCTCTCCGCAACGGAGAGGGGGAGTAAGAATAATTCCCCTTCCTCCGTTGCGGGGGAAGGGGTTAGGGGATGGGGGTTTTTGCAAACATTTTCACCGAGTCAAGCTGATTTAATTAGCAACATAATAAAATGGATTGAGACAAAAATTTTGGAAACATAA
- a CDS encoding GAF domain-containing sensor histidine kinase encodes MFKLEQNILALNVFIPHGHCYLWKPGLVSLHIASDSLIALAYYSIPITLIYFTQKRRDLPFNWIFFLFGAFIILCGTTHLMEIWTLWHPIYWVSGFLKAITASVSLFTAGAMLHLVPQALTLPLIVRQKTSELEAIVQGFPDLYFRLDWNGTILDCNSGRSPNTSNLYAPPEVFLGKRMQDILPPNVGCQFEEAIRQIAETKSAVGIEYSLPIQNEEQSYEARIIPVLDGEIFVIVRNISDRKRAEAALRQSEALYRELARREELVNRLANQIRNSLELETILETAVQEIRSLLKLERCNFTWLRLHASPPSAEIVKEAREPYLPSLLGKYPLDLTDPLIQQILNQEIIRVDDIQNSADPVVRGLFDTWGCRSLVMLPIPSPSGDMGLFDCVQESSVRLWSDWEVELLSVVAGQIAIAISQAELYQQSCTRSQQLEQVVKELKATQAQLIQTEKMSSLGQLVAGVAHEINNPVNFIYGNLTHANKYTEDLVYLADLYQQHYPQPPIEIQEFVENIELYYLKEDLPKLLNSMKVGANRIRDIVLSLRNFSRLDEAEMKAVDIHEGIDNTLLILQNRLKAKQEHPAIQVIKEYSKIPLVECYAGQLNQVFMNILTNAIDALDEFNKQRSIAEIKKNPSTIKIRTGMENGDRVIIQIVDNGLGMTREVRDRLFDPFFTTKPVGQGTGLGMSISYQIVVEKHGGQLKCFSELGQGAEFLIQIPIRQKTST; translated from the coding sequence ATGTTTAAATTAGAGCAGAACATTTTAGCTTTAAATGTATTTATTCCTCACGGTCATTGTTACCTCTGGAAACCGGGGTTAGTATCGCTACATATTGCTTCAGATTCTTTGATTGCCTTGGCTTATTATTCAATTCCAATTACTTTAATTTACTTTACTCAAAAGCGGCGAGATTTGCCTTTCAATTGGATATTTTTCTTATTTGGAGCTTTCATTATTCTTTGTGGCACAACTCATTTAATGGAAATCTGGACGCTGTGGCATCCTATCTATTGGGTTTCTGGTTTTCTTAAAGCTATTACTGCTAGCGTTTCTCTATTTACAGCAGGGGCAATGCTTCATTTAGTTCCTCAAGCATTAACCCTTCCTCTTATTGTTCGCCAAAAAACCTCGGAACTAGAAGCAATTGTTCAAGGGTTCCCTGACTTATATTTTCGGCTCGACTGGAATGGCACGATTCTAGATTGCAATTCAGGACGATCTCCGAACACATCTAATTTATATGCACCCCCGGAAGTTTTCTTAGGAAAACGAATGCAGGATATACTGCCACCAAACGTCGGATGCCAGTTTGAGGAAGCTATTCGCCAGATCGCCGAGACAAAATCTGCTGTCGGAATTGAGTATTCACTCCCAATACAGAATGAGGAACAAAGTTATGAAGCTCGAATCATACCAGTATTGGACGGAGAAATATTTGTAATTGTTCGCAACATCAGCGATCGCAAACGTGCAGAAGCAGCTTTGCGACAGAGCGAAGCCCTATATCGAGAACTTGCCCGAAGGGAAGAATTAGTCAATCGACTGGCAAATCAAATCCGCAACTCTTTAGAATTAGAAACGATTTTAGAAACAGCAGTACAAGAAATTCGTTCTTTATTAAAACTGGAACGCTGCAATTTTACTTGGTTGCGATTGCACGCCTCTCCACCAAGTGCAGAAATAGTCAAAGAAGCAAGGGAACCTTACTTACCTAGTTTATTGGGTAAATATCCGCTCGATTTGACAGATCCCTTAATCCAACAGATTCTTAACCAAGAAATTATCAGAGTTGATGATATACAGAATTCAGCCGATCCAGTAGTTAGGGGACTTTTCGATACTTGGGGTTGCCGTTCTTTGGTCATGCTGCCAATCCCCAGCCCTAGCGGGGATATGGGCTTGTTCGACTGCGTGCAGGAGAGCAGCGTGCGACTTTGGAGCGATTGGGAAGTGGAACTGCTCAGTGTGGTAGCCGGACAAATTGCGATCGCCATTTCCCAAGCTGAACTTTATCAACAAAGCTGTACTAGATCGCAACAGTTAGAACAAGTCGTCAAAGAACTAAAAGCAACCCAAGCCCAACTAATTCAAACCGAAAAAATGTCATCTTTGGGGCAATTAGTTGCAGGTGTAGCTCATGAAATTAATAATCCAGTTAACTTTATTTACGGCAATCTCACCCACGCCAATAAATATACAGAAGATTTAGTATATTTAGCTGACCTTTACCAACAGCATTATCCTCAACCGCCCATAGAAATTCAAGAGTTTGTGGAAAATATTGAACTCTATTATTTAAAAGAAGATTTACCAAAATTGCTTAATTCTATGAAAGTGGGAGCCAACCGAATCCGCGATATTGTTCTGAGCTTGCGGAATTTCTCGCGTTTAGATGAAGCGGAAATGAAAGCGGTTGATATTCACGAAGGAATTGACAATACTTTGTTAATTTTACAAAACCGTCTAAAAGCTAAACAAGAACATCCCGCTATTCAAGTTATTAAAGAATATAGCAAAATCCCTCTAGTAGAATGCTACGCCGGACAACTAAATCAGGTTTTTATGAATATTCTCACCAATGCAATTGATGCTCTCGATGAATTCAATAAACAGCGGTCAATTGCGGAAATCAAAAAAAATCCCAGTACGATTAAGATTCGGACTGGAATGGAAAATGGCGATCGAGTAATAATTCAAATTGTTGATAATGGGCTAGGAATGACACGAGAGGTACGCGATCGCTTATTCGATCCCTTTTTTACCACAAAACCTGTCGGTCAAGGGACAGGTTTAGGAATGTCAATTAGCTATCAAATTGTAGTAGAAAAACATGGCGGTCAATTAAAATGTTTTTCAGAATTGGGTCAAGGCGCAGAGTTTTTAATTCAAATTCCGATTCGGCAGAAAACATCTACTTAG
- a CDS encoding pentapeptide repeat-containing protein, with the protein MIIKQLASIILFTILGLATPANAFNPQHLEILRQTKQCRGCDLSGVDLSLADLTNADLRNAYLAGANLQGANLSGARLVRADLSRVNLSQALIVGADLQQAHLGNANLSGADMKLSRLKFANFIGADLSYTDLSGAVLMGAVLIDANVVGVDLSRSFLQRTTMPDGSIRTSSPND; encoded by the coding sequence ATGATAATCAAACAACTAGCTTCTATTATTCTGTTCACTATTCTTGGCTTAGCCACTCCCGCAAATGCCTTTAACCCTCAACACTTAGAAATATTGCGACAAACTAAGCAATGTCGTGGTTGTGATTTAAGTGGGGTTGATTTAAGTTTGGCAGACCTCACCAATGCAGATTTGCGTAATGCTTATTTAGCTGGTGCTAATTTACAAGGCGCTAACTTAAGTGGTGCTAGATTAGTACGAGCCGACTTAAGCAGAGTTAATTTAAGCCAAGCTTTAATTGTTGGTGCCGATCTCCAACAAGCACACTTAGGGAACGCTAATTTAAGTGGTGCTGACATGAAATTAAGTAGATTGAAATTCGCTAACTTTATCGGGGCCGATCTTAGTTACACTGACTTAAGTGGTGCTGTTTTAATGGGTGCAGTTCTGATAGATGCTAATGTCGTTGGTGTTGACTTGAGTAGAAGTTTTCTACAAAGAACTACTATGCCAGATGGTTCTATTCGCACTTCCTCACCGAATGATTAG
- the uvrC gene encoding excinuclease ABC subunit UvrC, translating to MTSSTKTLPLVKDPERLEKTLKQIPQEPGVYFMKDENDRILYIGKSKKLRSRVSSYFRDSQRLSDRINMMVRQIIDIEFIVTDTEAEALAFEANLVKQHQPYFNVLLKDDKKYPYILITWSEDYPRIFITRNRRIAKEKDRYYGPFVDTGLLRTTLRLAKRLFPQRQRPQPLFKDRPCLNYDIGRCPGVCQGLVSPEEYRKTIQKIAMVFQGRTEELIDLLSENMQKAAEELNFEVAARIRDQIEGIKSLNAAQKVSLPNDSISRDAIALAADEQHACIQLFQIRAGRLVGRLGFIAEAKSGTAGAILQRVLEEHYQNVESVEIPAEILVQHELPDSEMLANYLSDRKGRKVTIIAPQRQSKAELIEMVERNAKYELERTQKTSDRNNQALQDLANILDLPDLPHRIEGYDISHIQGSNAVASQVVFIDGIPAKQHYRHYKIKNPTVTSGHSDDFASLAEVIQRRFRKYAKTSETDISSTQNADSDWPDLIMIDGGKGQLSAVVAVLQEMNLLEDLRVVSLAKQREEIFLPGESLPLKTDAEQPGVQLLRRLRDEAHRFAVTFHRQQRSDKMRRSRLEEIPGLGFQRQKQLLAHFHSIDYIREASVKQLAEVPGIGMRLAQQIYDYFHPL from the coding sequence ATGACCTCTTCTACCAAAACTTTACCATTAGTCAAAGACCCAGAACGCTTAGAAAAAACCCTTAAGCAAATTCCCCAAGAACCAGGTGTCTATTTTATGAAGGATGAAAACGATCGCATCCTTTACATCGGTAAATCGAAGAAATTGCGATCGCGTGTCAGTTCCTACTTCCGCGATTCCCAAAGATTAAGCGATCGCATCAACATGATGGTGCGCCAAATCATTGATATTGAATTTATCGTCACCGATACGGAAGCGGAAGCTTTAGCTTTTGAGGCAAACCTTGTCAAACAACATCAACCCTACTTTAATGTTTTACTGAAAGATGACAAAAAATATCCCTACATTTTAATTACTTGGTCAGAAGATTATCCCCGGATTTTTATTACCCGAAATCGCCGAATTGCCAAAGAAAAAGACCGTTATTATGGGCCATTTGTTGATACCGGATTATTACGCACCACCTTACGATTAGCCAAACGGTTATTTCCCCAACGTCAGCGTCCCCAACCTTTATTTAAAGACCGTCCTTGTTTAAACTATGATATTGGCAGATGTCCCGGTGTTTGCCAAGGTTTAGTTTCTCCTGAAGAGTATCGCAAAACCATTCAAAAAATCGCAATGGTGTTTCAGGGAAGGACAGAAGAATTAATCGATCTTCTCAGCGAAAATATGCAAAAAGCTGCGGAGGAATTAAACTTTGAAGTTGCAGCTAGAATTCGGGATCAAATAGAAGGAATTAAGTCTTTAAATGCTGCCCAAAAAGTATCATTACCCAATGATAGTATTTCGCGGGATGCGATCGCTTTAGCCGCCGACGAACAGCACGCTTGTATTCAATTATTTCAAATTCGCGCCGGGAGATTAGTTGGTAGATTGGGATTTATAGCCGAAGCGAAATCCGGGACAGCAGGGGCAATTTTACAAAGGGTATTGGAAGAACATTATCAAAATGTAGAATCAGTGGAAATTCCCGCAGAAATTTTAGTTCAACATGAGTTACCCGATAGTGAAATGTTGGCAAATTATTTAAGCGATCGCAAAGGCAGAAAAGTCACCATTATTGCCCCCCAAAGACAAAGCAAAGCCGAACTCATCGAAATGGTAGAACGCAATGCCAAATACGAACTAGAACGAACGCAAAAAACTAGCGATCGAAACAACCAAGCTTTGCAAGACTTAGCCAACATTCTCGACTTACCAGACTTACCCCATCGCATCGAAGGATACGACATTTCCCACATTCAAGGCTCAAACGCCGTCGCCTCTCAAGTAGTATTTATTGATGGAATACCAGCCAAACAACACTATCGCCATTACAAAATTAAAAACCCCACCGTCACCAGCGGACATTCCGACGACTTTGCCAGTTTAGCCGAAGTCATTCAACGACGCTTTCGCAAATACGCGAAAACATCAGAAACAGACATTTCATCAACCCAAAATGCTGATTCTGACTGGCCAGATTTAATCATGATTGACGGTGGTAAAGGACAACTTTCCGCAGTTGTCGCCGTACTTCAAGAAATGAATTTATTAGAAGATTTGCGAGTAGTTAGTTTAGCCAAACAACGGGAAGAAATCTTTCTTCCTGGTGAATCTTTACCATTAAAAACCGATGCCGAACAACCAGGTGTGCAACTATTACGCAGATTAAGAGATGAAGCACATAGATTTGCCGTAACGTTCCATCGGCAACAAAGAAGCGACAAAATGCGTCGTTCTCGTTTAGAAGAAATTCCGGGGTTAGGTTTTCAAAGGCAAAAACAATTGTTAGCGCACTTTCACTCGATCGACTATATCCGCGAAGCCTCCGTCAAACAATTAGCCGAAGTTCCCGGAATTGGTATGCGTTTAGCACAACAAATCTATGATTATTTCCATCCCCTTTAG
- a CDS encoding response regulator encodes MGNPRQNRKESRKKQKLNGRILLVEDHEISRQLLSDYLSCLGYQVLAIADGAAFFSALSNFQPDLILLDLKIPNLDGYRILEEIQALPIDRQVPIIVVSAYAFKSDQQRAFSLGAKKYIVKPVNLSQLREAIQEILGGLTK; translated from the coding sequence ATGGGAAATCCACGACAAAACAGAAAAGAATCTCGAAAAAAACAGAAATTAAATGGTCGTATTTTACTTGTGGAAGACCACGAAATTTCTCGACAACTATTGAGTGATTATTTGAGTTGTTTAGGATATCAAGTTTTAGCGATCGCAGATGGCGCAGCATTCTTTTCTGCGCTGTCTAATTTCCAACCAGACCTCATTTTGCTAGACTTAAAAATTCCCAACCTTGATGGTTATAGGATACTTGAAGAAATACAAGCATTACCGATCGATCGACAAGTACCAATCATAGTTGTTTCCGCTTATGCGTTCAAATCAGACCAACAACGGGCCTTCAGTTTAGGTGCTAAAAAATATATTGTTAAACCAGTCAATCTTTCTCAGTTGCGCGAAGCAATTCAAGAAATCCTGGGTGGTTTAACAAAATAG
- a CDS encoding NF038130 family PEP-CTERM protein, translating into MSGTIKKLLIGASVFASVSAIVTNAASAAVFRPTDIEFNTGEINSWLFTDPANPQMDSTGIGGVNRRVLNDFNNGGNTAKAIAALTDNDSATNVEIWTKSEAPTANVGFSANLGKNKIQVESVTATDWATGNLAEKWLDGFIGAYSGILQSLGFVPTADQKASIVSTIKQKGMYSSGDPNVGDLTYNDQTGQLKVDLVGHLDRSMLYVDTNKYVLDLRTKITVNGKSIANPNYGKPMPDKNGNFTPNPKYLQPINDVRYATGNALLDQALYQVAKASFVSGQYFQVSEVAKVTFNGIVDYAFGFSALDSLAIAGDRGKLDTTSHTGVYSWTKTLDEPASVPEPSAMLALMAVGGFLAAKRNQLKKV; encoded by the coding sequence ATGTCTGGGACTATCAAAAAACTTTTAATCGGTGCTTCCGTTTTTGCTAGTGTGAGTGCGATCGTCACTAATGCCGCCTCTGCTGCTGTTTTTAGACCTACTGATATTGAGTTCAATACAGGTGAAATTAATAGCTGGTTATTTACCGATCCCGCAAATCCCCAAATGGATTCTACTGGTATTGGTGGCGTTAACCGCAGAGTATTAAACGATTTCAATAACGGTGGTAATACCGCTAAAGCGATCGCCGCTTTAACAGACAACGACAGTGCCACTAACGTAGAAATTTGGACAAAAAGCGAAGCACCCACAGCTAATGTTGGTTTTAGCGCCAACTTGGGTAAAAACAAAATTCAAGTAGAAAGCGTCACCGCAACTGATTGGGCTACAGGCAATTTAGCAGAAAAATGGCTAGATGGTTTTATCGGTGCATATAGTGGAATTCTCCAATCTTTGGGATTTGTGCCAACTGCCGATCAAAAAGCTTCGATAGTTAGCACGATCAAACAAAAGGGAATGTACAGTTCTGGAGATCCCAACGTTGGCGATCTGACATACAATGACCAAACTGGACAGTTGAAAGTAGATTTGGTAGGGCACTTGGATCGCTCCATGCTTTACGTAGATACTAACAAGTATGTGTTAGATCTCAGAACTAAAATTACTGTGAATGGAAAAAGTATAGCTAATCCTAATTATGGGAAACCTATGCCGGATAAAAATGGTAATTTTACCCCCAATCCAAAGTACTTACAACCAATTAATGACGTTCGTTACGCAACTGGGAATGCTTTGCTAGATCAAGCTTTATATCAAGTAGCAAAAGCATCTTTTGTTAGCGGTCAATACTTCCAAGTCAGCGAAGTTGCCAAGGTTACTTTTAATGGCATTGTTGACTACGCTTTTGGTTTTTCCGCACTTGATTCTCTGGCAATAGCTGGCGATCGCGGTAAACTAGATACCACATCTCACACAGGCGTTTATTCTTGGACAAAAACTCTGGATGAACCAGCTTCTGTTCCTGAACCTTCTGCAATGTTAGCTTTAATGGCAGTGGGCGGTTTTCTAGCTGCTAAACGCAACCAATTAAAAAAAGTCTAA